From Juglans regia cultivar Chandler chromosome 6, Walnut 2.0, whole genome shotgun sequence, the proteins below share one genomic window:
- the LOC108983811 gene encoding protein DETOXIFICATION 16-like, with product MAREEEEKASLVSPILMENSEDHENNGVSSINEDGRNKRKVVLEEVRKQLWLAGPLISVSLLQYSLQVISVMFVGHLGELALSGASMATSFASVTGFSLLMGMGSALDTLCGQAYGAKQYHIMGIQMQRAMFVLFLVSIPLAIIWGNTRYILIALGQEDDIATEAGRYACYMIPSLFAYGFLQCLIKFLQTQNIVFPMMLSSAITTLLHVLICWVLVFKTELGDRGAALANSISYWINVLLLVLYVKFSSSCAKTWTGFSKEALHNILTFLKLAIPSAVMVCLEMWSFEMMVLLSGLLPDPKLETSVLSICLNTAATVWMIPFGLSCAISTRVSNELGAGHPETARLAVHVVFVMAITVGILVGSVLILIRNIWGYAYSSEIEVVQYVAIMMPILAISNFLDGLQCVLSGTARGCGWQKIGAYINLGSYYLVGIPCAVVFAFVLHIGGKGLWLGIIGALVVQVLSLLTVTIRTNWEQQAKKATERVHDSIIPVEIVS from the exons atggcgagagaggaggaggaaaagGCATCTCTGGTATCACCGATATTGATGGAAAACTCTGAAGATCATGAAAATAATGGAGTCAGTAGTATTAATGAGGATGGAAGGAATAAAAGGAAAGTGGTTCTTGAGGAAGTAAGAAAGCAGCTATGGCTGGCAGGGCCTCTGATATCTGTGAGTCTGTTGCAGTATAGTCTGCAGGTGATATCTGTGATGTTTGTGGGTCATCTTGGTGAATTGGCTCTCTCCGGCGCCTCCATGGCTACTTCTTTCGCCTCTGTCACTGGTTTCAGTTTGTTG ATGGGAATGGGAAGTGCATTGGATACCTTATGCGGGCAGGCATATGGAGCAAAGCAATATCATATAATGGGAATACAAATGCAGAGAGCAATGTTTGTCCTTTTTCTTGTAAGCATACCCCTTGCAATCATCTGGGGAAACACAAGATATATTCTTATTGCTTTGGGCCAGGAAGATGATATAGCGACAGAAGCAGGACGATATGCCTGTTACATGATCCCGAGCCTGTTTGCCTATGGTTTTCTGCAGTGCCTAATTAAGTTCTTACAAACCCAAAACATTGTCTTTCCAATGATGCTAAGCTCTGCAATCACAACTTTACTGCATGTTCTTATATGTTGGGTCCTAGTATTTAAAACTGAACTTGGAGACAGAGGAGCTGCCTTGGCAAATTCCATATCCTATTGGATCAATGTATTGCTATTGGTACTTTATGTCAAGTTCTCCTCTTCATGTGCAAAAACCTGGACGGGTTTCTCAAAGGAGGCCTTGCACAATATACTCACTTTTCTGAAACTTGCTATTCCTTCAGCTGTTATGGTCTG CCTGGAAATGTGGTCATTTGAAATGATGGTTCTTCTATCCGGTCTTCTTCCAGATCCAAAGTTAGAGACTTCAGTGCTTTCTATTTG TCTGAACACCGCAGCAACAGTTTGGATGATCCCCTTTGGACTCAGTTGTGCTATAAG TACTCGAGTCTCAAATGAATTAGGAGCCGGGCATCCCGAAACTGCACGTTTGGCGGTACATGTTGTCTTTGTGATGGCAATAACTGTGGGTATATTGGTTGGATCAGTTCTGATATTGATACGCAACATTTGGGGCTATGCTTACAGCAGTGAAATAGAAGTGGTCCAATATGTAGCAATCATGATGCCAATTCTTGCAATATCCAACTTTTTAGATGGCCTCCAGTGTGTTCTTTCAg GCACTGCTAGAGGATGTGGTTGGCAGAAGATTGGTGCATATATCAATCTCGGTTCATACTATTTAGTTGGAATTCCATGTGCTGTTGTATTTGCTTTTGTCCTCCACATTGGAGGGAAG GGGCTCTGGCTGGGGATCATAGGCGCACTAGTTGTCCAAGTGTTATCACTTCTCACTGTTACCATACGTACTAACTGGGAGCAACAA GCAAAGAAGGCTACAGAGAGAGTCCATGATTCAATAATTCCTGTAGAGATAGTCTCTTGA